gacaacacttatgtcatgcgatatccaaaatttaagatgatatctagtttcatatcacaatatcaatataagatcaatatattgcccagctctagttttAATTATAGGACTTGGATTAAGTTAAACtaaagacatttcaataaaatgtttaatgctTTTACCATATTTGAATAAATATCCCCAGACATCACATGTCAACAGTTACAGTAATATGAACAAATGATGCTTTGCATGCCACAAATTAACTTCTAGAACAGAGGCACAAACCTAATTTCTTAAAACCAgggcaaaattaaatcaaaactatctgcatggcCAGATACAATTGCATGGGGTTCTCTCCGTTTCAGTTGAATcacaaaaggtaaaaaatgtaaaatgttaatcTCAATATGTCCGGAAGGAAGGCAGATGTAAGTGAGCAGACAGGAGGTCAGTGATACTAATGTTGCTGTGTCTGCAGGCTGTGGCAATACTATGCCAACACATTCAATACGataacttgttttttaaaaacatatctaAGGATAACATGCATGAGTTTGCTTTACATTTTTCCTATGGCCATGGAGACATAACATGAATACATGTTAAATCATCTGATACATCCGTACTAACCTTCTTCCTTTCCTCCACTAGGCGGATCTGCTGCATCCTCCATGTGTTTATGGCAGCCTCTTTGTCCGCGATGCGTTCCTCTCTCTGGGTCTGCTCCATCTGAAGCTCCCTCCTGGCTCTCCGGCGCCGGGCCCTCCTCTTAGCAACACGGGATACTTTCATTTTCCAACGCTCTAAGCACTCACTGGAAGCAAGGACTGTCAGTCTGTCCTGTAGCTCTCTCTTCACCTGTAAAGCCTTTAAATAAGAGTTGGCCCAAACAGACTCATTCTCCACGTTGTTCCTCAGAGTTTCACAGGACTCTGCCAGCTGGGAGACAATGTGAGCTGCCCCGTACAGAGCAGCTCTCAGCTCCGGGACAGAGCTGCACGGAGTCGCTCTCTGCTCCGGGGAAGAGCTGCACGGAGCCGCCCTCTGCTCCGGGGCAGAGCTGTGGGGCGTCTTGTGCCGGGAGTGTAGACTCTTagagtttttttctctctcttgtaGGAAGCGTCCGAGCCACTGTTGATCCTGCCTCCTCTGAAGGACTGTTTCATCCTCAGGAATCCTGTCATCTTTACCCTGCGGAGGAAACCAAGCTCCACTAGCAGAGAAATCCTCATACTGATGCGGTTGTTTCTGACTACTGTCCGGGCCATAGCCTGTAGCCTGAGGACAAGGTCTAAGCTGCTGAGGAAACGCTCCCCTGCTGCTGTACATGTTTACCGGAGCGCTGGGCACCATGTTAGGGAAGTGTCCGGGCGGCGGACAACCAAAAGGAGGTGGGGGGACGGAGGGGTCGAATCCATACGGAGGGGCCAAGCCCGGCCCTCCGAAACTTCCTCCTCCGGGAGACGGTGCTGGAAAATCGCATCTAAACCCGTACGGGTGAGCGTCATATCCCTGGGAAGGAGTCCACGGTGGAGCAGTGTGGCCCGGCTGAGTGCTGCTCGGCGGGGCTCTGTTCGCGCTGTAGCCGCCTCTGTAGTCAGGAGACGGCTGGGCGTCTGACAAGTCAGGCTGATACATGTTGTCCATGGCGCGAGACTCCAAGAGTCCAAGACTACACCGATTCTACGTTACGTACAATGCCGAACAGTTACcttactctttctctcttcacAGGACCAAGCTGCCGTCATCGCTGCTGTTTCTACTTCTTCATGGTTTATTGGTGGTTGGCAAACCAATGAGTGCATTACCGCCACCAACTGGACTGGAGTGTGAACGAAAgctaaatgcagaaaaaaatagaaaacaaatgaaaaaacgGGATTCTCTTTACTGTTCAATTTCTCTTAAAAACTTAATAATGttgtgacatacagtacaggccaaacgtTCGGACACACCTTCTccttcaatgcgttttctttattttcatgaccatttacattgtagattatcactgaaggcatcaaaactatgaatgaacacatgtggaattatgtacttaacaaaaaagtgtgaaataactgaaaacgtgttttatattctagtttcttcaaagtagccaccctttgcttttttgatagcgctgcaaacccttggtgttctctcaatgagcttcatgaggtagtcacctgaaatggttttcacttcataggtgtgccttgtcaaggttaattagtggaatttcttgccttattagtgtagttgggaccatcagttgtgttgtgcagaagtcaggttgatacacagccgacagccctattggacaactgttagaattcatattatggcaagaaccaatcagctaagtaaagagaaacaagtggccatcattactttaagaaatgacggtcagtcagtccggaaaattgtgaaaactttgaatgtgtccccaagtgcagtcgcaaaaccCATCAAGCACTACAATAAAaatggctcacatgaggaccgccccagcataggaagaccaagagtcacctctgctgctgaggctAATccgagtcaccagcctcagaaatcgcaagttaactgcaactcagattagagaccagatgaataccacacagaggtctagcagcagacacatctctagaacaactgttaagaggagactgcatgcatcaggccttcatggtcaagtagcagctaggaaaccactgctaaggagaggcaacaagcagaagaggtTTGTTTGGGTCAAAAAACCCAAAGAATAAACAGTAGACCAGTGGacatctgggctttggtctgatgaatCCAactttgagatctttggtttcaaccgtgaagcatggaggaggaagtgtgatggtgtgggggtgctttgctggtgacaatgttggggatttattccaaattgaaggcatactgaaccagcataactaccacagcatcctgcagcaacatgcaacatcccatccggtttgcatttagttggaccatcatttgttttttcaacaggacaatgaccccaaacacacctccaggctgtgtaagggctatttgaccaagaaggagagtgatggagtgctgcgcctccacagtcaccggacctgaacccaattgagatggtttggggtgagctggaccgcagagtgaaggcaaaagggccaacaagcgctgagcatctctgggagcTCCTTCAAGACTcttggaaaccatttcaggtgactacctcttgaagctcatcaagagaatgccaagagtgtgcaaaacAGTAATCAGAgtaaagggtggctactttgaagaaactagaatataagacattgattgattgattgattgattttgattgattgatatatttatttcgaacatgcaagagaaagtgtatacaaataaaataataataaaaagaaataataaaacaaaaaaattggagagaaacataacaaacaaagtatccttctttaactctattacatgtgcgaaaaggagtaggaagaagtaaaacttatgtactcctacccctttaattcttgcattgctttacaatatttataattatgttgctatatatatatatatatatatacacatacctacacaaatacatacacacacacatgtacataaacacacaattacacatacatacatatatacatacatacatagccacatacatatacacatacacacacacacatatacatatatatatatacatatacacatatatatatatatatatatatatatatacacacatatacatacacacatatatatacatatatacacacacacacatacatacatacatacatatacacacacacacacctaccctcatatatatatataaataaataaacaaaacaaaaaaaacaaacaaaactttctacagtgcttctttatactttctaaaactaatttctttgtacatttatttgaaaaggaatatgtttgggcattgctttaggttctcatttagtttgttccacaatttaactccgcgcattgataaacataatcttttccttgatgttctacatCTATTAATCTTAAAATTTCCTCTTCCCCTTAAATCgtaccctccctccctttcagtGAACATCTTTTGAATATTCCCAGGCAATAGGCTATTTCTTGCTTTGAACATGAATACTGCAGtttgatatttaattaaatcatgatattttagcaatttagacattagaaataatgttttcagttatttcacacttttttattaagtacataattccacatgtatttattcatggttttgatgccttcaggaaacgcattgaatgagaaggtgtccATTTTGCTGCTGTCGGGGAGGCTTTCCCTCTGAAGTGTCTGTGGGTTTGTTCAACTGTTTCTGTCTGGTTACAGTGTGTACATTTTCCAGTTGGGTGTTTGCTTTTTTAAGATCATAAAtaattgtgaatattttgttttatttatcttatttatttgattaggacaatgcacattaatgaacatttctgtaaatgcaccagtgttagcTAATTGGccatttttcaactgtagtcctacctaggatgcatgtcttttatggtgggaagaaaccggagcaccgggaggaaaactcatgcaaacacggggagaacatacaaactcctcACAGAAAGGCCAGGAACGACCTGGATTtaaaccaagaaccttcttgctgtgaggcagaagtgctaaccacttagccaccgttCTGCCTAATATGACTGATAATGAGACCAGTGATGATATTTTCTTCCCTACGTTTAAAAACCCACCTTCTTCCCATCACGgttgtcactgcccgatgtgagtcgagtgcagatgtgagttgtgcatgctcagatttaaatggtttaacgTTGCGATTGACCGATATGGATTTTTTTCGTGCCGATGCCAATACCgattttgttttcatcagcATTATCTGATGGCCAATACGGGCTGCCGATTTTTTTGAGCCAAgactgcttttgctccctcaatttacatcataaaaatgtaaaacctgtACTGCCACCCTGGATTTATTTTGATCTGCcatttctttcaaaatactaaacaaaaacacagatgaatgtcacttctgcaatcatcttacattcatatcacccaaatgatgtgtgcaatgtgcatcatatggatgTGTGCACAACATTCACAACAAAGCCTTGATGATGCATCAATTACAGACATAttataagacagatataatcgGGTCATCCCTAAATGtcctttttcaacacatttaaattatttaagaaaacaataaacctaAAAAGTAACCATGgaaataaattcaattcaattttatttatagtatcaaatcacaacaagagttatctcaagacactttacagatagagcaggtctagaccacactccagaatccacaaggacccaacagttccagtagtttcctccagagcaagcaacagtgcgacagtggcgaggaaaaacttccttttaggcagaaacctcggtcagacccaggctctttggaggcggtgtctgacgaccggttgggattagaatgaagagtttgtatatattatttatatatatatatatatatttgtatgtacATAAAGTGctttatttgtaatttaagactgtTGTGGTGCTGGTGGTGGAGGGGCAGTGCATGGTCTGCATGTGAGCTGgctgtctgtaaataatgctATTGGCGAACACAGCAGCAAATATCGGCCCGATGTTAATGATTCTGCTCTTCGCAGGGAGCTGAAAAGGCTGGTTCGGGATGATGCGGCGCTCTCACTGCTTGATGTGCGTTTTGAGGCCATTAGATGGGAGCTGGAGGGTAAGCCTAACGGGTGAGACCAGAGGCATTCAGTGCCCTCCTTTTGTGCTGTGCAAAATTCTAGAGTTCAGGGCCAAGTTGCTAATTCTCCTACTCTTTCTACTACACCACAATTAGCTGAATTAGTGGCCAGGATGAAGAAACAGCAGGACCAGATTAATCATGTGAGTCAGAACCTTTTACAAATGCAGCCTCCCCCATGCCCCCATGGATTTAACCGGCTCAGTACTGTAATTTGTTGACAGTGCCAGCAACCAGGTCATTATGCCCGGGATTGTGATAATGAGAGGGTCCCTTCTCGGTCAAATAACTTTGTCCGCACTCCTCCGGCTGTCGCTAGCACTAGCTCCCTCTAATGTGCAGAGCCAAACATTTGGAGGGGGGTTCAGTGGCTCAGCAGGTGAAAGTCAGGTAGACGAGACAGTGGCAGATCGGTTGATTGCTCCTTGCCCTCAGGTGACTGTTAAATTGGCAGGTGTAGACATAAAGTGTTTGCTTGACACAGGCTCTATGGTATCTACCATGGTGGAAAGCTTCTTTAGAGAAAAATTCCAGGACCAACTTCGGTCCTGCCATTGGTTGCAGTTGCTGGCTGCGAACGGGTTGGATATCCCATACCTTGGTTATGTGGAGTTAGATGTTGAAGTGTTTggcaaaaagatgcaaaagcaAGGTGTATTGGTAGTGAAAGACCCCCCTTTGCAATAGCATTACCTGAGGTCCCCGGTATCTTAGGCATGAACATCATTCATGGTTGTTATGAGGAGCTTTTTGACCAATACGGCCTTGGTCTGTTTGACCTTTCAGCAGTTTGAGATGCCCTCTCACCTTGGCAGCAAGCCCTTCAGTTGTGTCACCAGACAGAGACTCAGAAACCAAGCCCACAAGCAAGCCTCGCTAGAGTTCGCGGTAGAAGAGCAGTTCACATTCCAGGGAGTACTATGAAAGTGATAGTTGCCACTTGTTCCACTCGTTTTGGGTCCTCTCGTTCAGTCCTGTTAGAGCCACTGACCACCAACAGTCACCTACCTGAAGGGCTGTTGGTGTCCCCTGCCTTAGTTCATGTTACTCGGGGCACCGCACACGTACCGATTGTTAACGTAGGTACCTCAGCAGTCACTCTTCCCTCTTGTTGCCCATTAGGGTTGTTGACAGAAGCAGGAGTCATGAGCTTACCAACGGGGGTCAGTGAGATTGGGTTTGAGCAAGTCACGGCCACAGTCAACTCTCAGGCGGGGAGGGTTAGCCCGGTGCAGGAACATGTCAGGAACCTTGACTTAGGGGTTTTAGCCAAGGCCGAGCAGGACCAGGTAAGAACACTGTTGTCAAAATATGAGACAGTTTTCTCTTCTTTTGAGGGTGACCTTGGCTGTACCAATCTTATCGCACACGACATCCCGCTACTGGATGATGCGCCGGTAAGGCAGAGGTATCGGCGTATTCCCCCTTCTGATTATGAGGCGGTGAAAGCGCATATTCGCCAGTTGCTAAAGACCCAGGTTATTCGAGAGAGTAGTAGCCCCTACGCCTCCCCCATCGTCCTGGTTAGGAAGAAGGATGGCAGTATTCGGCTGTGTGTGGACTACCGGCAGCTAAACCGCAAGACCCGGAGAGatgttttccctctccctcGAATAGATGAGTCTCTGGATGCACTGTCAAGAGCTAAATGGTTCTCCACCATGGACTTGGCCAGCGGCTATAATCAGGTACCGGTAGCAGaaaaagacaaggaaaagaCTGCCTTTTGCACACCCTTCGGGTTTGAGTTTAACCGGATGCCGTTTGGCCTGTGTAATGCACCAAGTACATTCCAGCGCCTTATGGAAAggatgtttggagcacagcactGCCAGTCACTACTGCTGTATCTGGATGACatcattgtgttttcttcccgtgTAACGGAGAATCTGATCTTGGAAGAAGGTGTTTCCACGGACCGAAGTAAGATCTCTACAGTGGCTAACTGGCCTCAACCCACTAATGTGTCTGAGCTCCAATCCTTCTTAGGTTTTGTCAGTTATTACCGGCGGTTTGTGGATGGGTTTTCCAAGTTGGCCGCACCGCTGCATCGTCTGGTGGCTGAACTCTCAACAACCGGGACACGAAAAGGGCGAAGTGCATCCCTGGAGGGGGCCTGGTCGGAGCACTGTGAGAAGAGTTTTCAGGAACTGAAAGGACAGTTAGTGAGTACTCCCACCTTGGCTTTGGCTAACTTCTCCCTACCGTTTATTCTCAAAGTTGATGCTAGTCACAGTGGGTTGGGTGCAGTGCTGTCGCAGGAACGAGATGGGAAAGTGAGGCCCGTGGCCTACGCCAGCCGAAGCCTACACcctgcagagaaaaacaacagttCTATGAAGTTGGAGTTTCTGGGCATGAAGTGGGCCATGACCGAGAAGTTCAAGGAGTATTTGTGGGGCCAGAAATGTGTGGTCTGGACTGATAATAATCCTTTGAGCCACCTCCACACTGCAAAGTTGGGTGCTACTGAGCAGCGCTGGGTGGCTGAACTCAGCTTTTGATTACAGTGTTCGGTATCGCCCTGGCCACACTAACAAGAACGCAGATGCACTGTCAAGACTACCCGTGGTAGCAGCCACTCAAAGCATGGACCAAGCCCTGCCTGGGACAGCATTACCAGCCACCTTACAGTCAGCCACTGGAGAGGGTAAGCCTCATTATGCTGTGCAGGATGCCAAGTTGGGCAGAGAGAGAAGAACTGAGTCCACAGGTGCGTAGACTGATGCCTCGGTGGAGTCGGGTGGTGCAAGCAGAGGGTCTCCTATACCGCCGGCTGCTCCGCCCTGATAGAGGAGAAGTGATTCACCAGTTGCTGTTACCTGAGAGCCTCAAAGAGGAAATCCTGATGCACCTCCACCAAAACCACGGCCATCAAGGCGTAGAACGGACCACTGAGCTGGTTCGGCGGAGATGCTATTGGCCAGGGATGGACCAAGAGATAAAGCAGTGGTGTCAAAGGTGTGAGCGGTGCACTATTGCCAAGTTGACGCACCCCCAGATCCGGGCGCCAATGGGTCACCTACTCGCTGCACGACCAGATTGTGGCGATTGACTTCACCTTGTTGGAACCATCCAGAGATGGCCGGGAACAGGTGCTAGTAATGACTGATGTCTTCTCAAAATTCACTCAGGCGGTGCCAACTAGAGACCAGAAAGCATCTACTGTAGCCCGGGTGTTGGTGCAAGAGTGGTTCTGTCGCTATGGAGTTCCTGCCCGTCTGCACGCTGATCAGGGACAGAATTTTGAAAGTGCACTAGTCCAACAGTTGTGTGAACTATATGGCATTCAGAAGACACGTACTACTCCCTACCATCCTCAGGGAAATGGTTGAGTGCGAGAGGTTCAACCGGACACTGCACAACCTGCTGCGCACACTCCCCTTTACTCAAAAGAGTCACTGGCCAGAGCACCTTCCCCAGCTTGTGTTCAACTATAACAACACTACTCACCAGTTGACTGGAGAGTCCCCCCACTTCCTCATGTTTGGCCAGGAACCCCACTTACCGGTGAACTTCCTTCTGGGCCACCTACCACAGAAAACAACCGGACGGGTATTCGACTGGGTGGTGGAACATCGACGGCGCCTGCAGGTGGCTTTTGACTGTGCCAAAGATCGGATGGAAGCTGCAGCCaagcagaggaaggagagacaTGACCAATTAAAACTGAGTGAACCATTGGAGATGGACCAGCAGGTCTATATGCAGGATTATACAACACGAGGTCGGAATAAAATTCAAGATGCTTGGGGGTCCACAATCTTCAAAGTTATAAGAGTACCTGAACTTGGTGGAGTAGTCTATTCCATTGCACCATCGCATGATCTAACCAAAATTAGACAGGTGCACCGAAACATGCTGAAACCAATCTACGTCCCTACACACCTACAGCTTGGCCCATGGAATCCCCTTTTGGTAAGCATTGCAGAAAGTGAGGCAGAAAGAGATCGAGATGACCACAGAGTAGCGGTACTCCTGGAGACACCTGTACTGGATCCACCTACCATTGCTCAGCCAAGGCCGCACCTAATGGCACCAGTAAGTGATCCACAAGTGGAAAGTCTATTCTCTGGTTCCCTTTGCCCACAGGAGGAGGCCTGTGAAAGCAGTACTACCACCGTCCGAAGAACTTCAAGGACCACCGCAGGGCACCACCCTAACCCTCATCGGCTTCCAGAACTCATGC
The nucleotide sequence above comes from Etheostoma spectabile isolate EspeVRDwgs_2016 chromosome 15, UIUC_Espe_1.0, whole genome shotgun sequence. Encoded proteins:
- the pdcd7 gene encoding programmed cell death protein 7; this translates as MDNMYQPDLSDAQPSPDYRGGYSANRAPPSSTQPGHTAPPWTPSQGYDAHPYGFRCDFPAPSPGGGSFGGPGLAPPYGFDPSVPPPPFGCPPPGHFPNMVPSAPVNMYSSRGAFPQQLRPCPQATGYGPDSSQKQPHQYEDFSASGAWFPPQGKDDRIPEDETVLQRRQDQQWLGRFLQEREKNSKSLHSRHKTPHSSAPEQRAAPCSSSPEQRATPCSSVPELRAALYGAAHIVSQLAESCETLRNNVENESVWANSYLKALQVKRELQDRLTVLASSECLERWKMKVSRVAKRRARRRRARRELQMEQTQREERIADKEAAINTWRMQQIRLVEERKKELELKLAADSVLCEVRKKQADVKRMQEILRSLEKLRRLRKEAASRKGIVTERSCDEAFSSRLQQLSGVMKRRTAVYSAEEKALMVMLEGEQEEERRREQEKRGKKERERQLQRKRRVDAMLFGDELPANSVLQPFRQYYTEAEHSLHALLHIRKQWDAFVVPAEHPDGSPVPQGWVLPEAPSDQAWASALHTAHSE